Proteins from a genomic interval of Maniola hyperantus chromosome 1, iAphHyp1.2, whole genome shotgun sequence:
- the MED11 gene encoding mediator of RNA polymerase II transcription subunit 11: MAGPMERIQVLDDIEKDIITCLQCAAQALLELGKEKSSQKQAESNTSQFLRTLSQVESKLSDQINYLTQVSTGQPHEGSGYASQKVLQMAWHRLEHVRSWVNELDRLKASHLATANRTAGVSNGNMTSSGTSTQ, from the exons ATGGCGGGTCCCATGGAAAGGATTCAAGTACTAGATGACATAGAAAAGGATATAATAACATGTTTACAATGTGCAG CTCAAGCATTGTTGGAGTTGGGAAAAGAAAAATCTAGCCAGAAACAAGCCGAAAGTAATACGTCTCAATTCCTTAGAACCCTGAGTCAAGTTGAATCAAAATTAAGtgatcaaataaattatttaactcAAGTTTCTACTGGTCAGCCACATGAGGGCTCAGGTTACGCATCCCAGAAAGTCTTACAAATGGCATGGCATAGATTAGAACATGTAAGATCTTGGGTGAATGAGTTAGATAGACTTAAAGCTTCCCATTTGGCTACTGCAAATCGAACAGCAGGTGTTTCGAATGGTAATATGACATCCTCTGGTACTAGTACtcaataa
- the RpL3 gene encoding large ribosomal subunit protein uL3, with product MSHRKFSAPRHGSMGFYPKKRSRRHRGKVKAFPKDDASKPVHLTAFIGYKAGMTHVVREPDRPGSKINKKEIVEAVTIIETPPMVCVGVVGYIETPHGLRALLTVWAEHMSEDCRRRFYKNWYKCKKKAFTKTSKKWQDELGRKSIEKDFKKMVRYCTVIRIIAHTQMKLLKQRQKKAHIMEIQVNGGSIEDKVKWAREHLEKPIPIDSVFAQDEMIDCIGVTKGKGYKGVTSRWHTKKLPRKTHKGLRKVACIGAWHPSRVSFTVARAGQKGYHHRTEMNKKIYRIGQGIHTKDGKVIKNNASTEYDLSEKSITPMGGFPHYGEVNNDFIMIKGCCMGPKKRVITLRKSLRVHTKRAALEKINLKFIDTSSKFGHGRFQTPADKAAFMGTLKKDRIREEAAATAAAPTATQS from the exons ATG tCGCATAGAAAATTTTCGGCGCCTCGCCATGGGTCTATGGGATTCTACCCCAAGAAGAGGTCCCGTCGTCACCGTGGTAAGGTGAAGGCATTCCCGAAGGATGACGCGAGCAAGCCTGTACATCTCACAGCCTTCATCGGATACAAAGCTGGCATGACCCACGTGGTTCGTGAACCTGACCGTCCTGGTTCAA AGATCAACAAGAAGGAAATTGTGGAGGCTGTGACTATCATAGAAACACCACCAATGGTTTGTGTTGGTGTGGTTGGGTACATTGAGACTCCACATGGTCTGCGTGCCCTGCTGACTGTCTGGGCTGAACACATGTCTGAAGACTGCCGTCGTCGTTTCTACAAGAACTG GTATAAGTGCAAGAAGAAGGCCTTTACTAAGACTAGCAAGAAATGGCAGGATGAGCTCGGCCGCAAGTCCATTGAAAAAGACTTCAAAAAGATGGTTCGTTACTGCACTGTCATCAGGATTATTGCTCACACTCAAATGAAGCTACTTAAGCAACGCCAGAAGAAGGCCCATATCATGGAAATCCAAGTTAATGGGGGTTCTATTGAGGACAAGGTGAAATGGGCAAGAGAACATCTCGAGAAGCCCATCCCTATTGACTCTGTCTTTGCTCAGGATGAAATGATTGATTGCATTGGTGTTACCAAGGGCAAAGGATACAAAG GTGTAACATCCCGTTGGCACACAAAGAAACTTCCCCGTAAGACGCATAAAGGTCTACGCAAAGTTGCTTGTATTGGGGCATGGCATCCTTCAAGAGTTTCCTTCACTGTGGCTCGTGCTGGTCAAAAGGGCTACCATCATCGAACTGAGATGAATAAGAAAATCTACAGAATTGGACAag gaATCCACACTAAAGATGGAAAGGTCATCAAAAACAATGCTTCCACCGAGTACGACTTGTCTGAGAAGTCTATTACACCCATGGGAGGCTTCCCTCATTATGGAGAGGTCAACAATGACTTTATCATGATCAAGGGTTGTTGCATGGGACCCAAAAAGCGTGTCATCACTTTGAGAAAA TCCCTGCGAGTGCACACGAAGAGGGCGGCTCTCGAAAAAATCAATCTCAAGTTTATTGACACCTCATCCAAATTCGGACATGGTCGCTTCCAGACGCCAGCTGACAAGGCTGCATTCATGGGAACGCTCAAGAAAGATCGTATTCGGGAAGAGGCAGCAGCTACAGCAGCTGCACCAACTGCAACTCAATCCTAA
- the Nufip gene encoding FMR1-interacting protein NUFIP1: MQGPPVNWNVRRPGVTYAGNMQWNQNFRPQGPHGGYIQNYDYQYWCETCDKGFSTAQFLESHKLQHQKCSIDGCQFVAHPKIITKHIQMQHSTGIFKRIAKLNNPEDIEKWREERKSKYPTIENIKKKEAAIKEKINRGEKMGMKNERNNRYDKTEFHNKANQRLSQTDRAKYPLGKHNRNIANNRKRDATDVSKKSNFSKKICKASPLAEESRTLKPFAGIQSLQVDDDSGEEIESETQCSVPIEDDEDIHNASDRVQKEVSVSEPTVCSALTSLMCCYESSDEEVVETNIQKELKKPLNGKTEYKGEIKCFKNSDKISSPVNQTKSSEIANETVPVNNNIELKDSESNVINSQGASDDESGPEEVKIKKEGTSLPVDDTKILKTRPIKELSAKKINRPSAKKYEYRKRNKLPSTLLEKLLHREIQHERNVILQCVRYVVKNKYFEYT, encoded by the exons ATGCAAGGACCACCTGTAAACTGGAATGTCAGAAGACCTGGAGTTACATATGCAGGAAATATGCAATGGAATCAAAACTTCCGACCACAAGGACCGCACGGAGGCTATATTCAAAACTATGACTACCAGTATTGGTGTGAAACATGTGATAAAGGATTTTCTACAGCACAATTTCTTGAAAGTCATAAACTCCAGCATCAG aaatgcAGCATAGATGGTTGCCAATTTGTTGCTCAtccaaaaataattacaaaacatATTCAAATGCAACACTCGACTGGTATATTCAAAAGAATAGCTAAACTAAATAATCCTGAAGACATTGAAAAATGGagagaagaaagaaaaagtaaatATCCTACGATtgaaaatattaagaaaaaagaAGCTGCAATTAAAGAGAAAATAAATAGAGGTGAAAAGATGGGAATGAAAAACGAAAGGAACAACAGATATGATAAAACAG AATTCCATAATAAAGCCAACCAAAGGCTTTCACAAACAGATAGAGCCAAATACCCACTAGGAAAACATAATAGAAATATTGCAAACAACAGAAAAAGAGATGCAACTGATGTATCTAAAAAATCAAACTTCTCTAAGAAAATATGTAAAGCAAGTCCTCTTGCAGAAGAGAGCAGAACTTTAAAACCCTTTGCAGGCATCCAATCATTACAAGTTGATGATGATTCAGGTGAAGAAATTGAATCAGAAACTCAGTGCAGTGTACCTATAGAAGATGATGAGGATATACATAATGCTTCAGACAGAGTACAAAAAGAAGTATCTGTTTCAGAACCAACAGTTTGTAGTGCATTGACATCTTTAATGTGTTGCTATGAATCCTCTGATGAGGAGGTTGTTGAAACAAATATACAAAAAGAACTAAAGAAACCATTGAATGGTAAGACTGAATATAAAGGTGAAATCAAATGCTTTAAAAATAGTGATAAAATTAGCAGTCCAGTTAATCAAACTAAAAGCAGTGAAATAGCCAATGAAACAGTACCTGTAAACAACAATATTGAGTTAAAAGATTCTGAAAGTAATGTTATAAACTCTCAAGGTGCTAGTGATGATGAGAGTGGTCCTGAAGAAGTCAAAATCAAGAAAGAAGGTACCAGTTTGCCTGTTGATGATACTAAAATCCTTAAGACAAGGCCGATAAAAGAGTTGTCTGCTAAGAAAATAAACAGACCATCAgctaaaaaatatgaatatagAAAAAGAAATAAGTTACCTTCCACTCTTTTGGAGAAATTATTGCACCGAGAAATACAACATGAAAGAAACGTAATTCTGCAGTGTGTGCGATatgttgtaaaaaataaatattttgaatataCATAG